In the genome of Xanthocytophaga agilis, one region contains:
- a CDS encoding pyridoxal phosphate-dependent aminotransferase yields the protein MNHTQSNILSSKLPNVGTTIFTVMSKLAQEHKAINLGQGFPDFNASQDIIQLVTKAMQDGYNQYAPMPGTIELREQIAIKTERMYGYAPNPDTEITVTSGGTEALYAAISAIVSPGDEVIVLEPCYDSYVPAIELNGGIPVFVSLSSDDFSINFSQLQNAITSRTRAIIINTPHNPTGTTLTQKDLQFLAILLRDRNIYLISDEVYEHIIFDGQQHQSVLRHAELRERSFVISSFGKTYHVTGWKLGYCIAPRELSTEFRKVHQYLTFSSFTPLQIALAEYLRNPEPYESLPQFYQQKRDFFVNLMQQTRFSLLPSRGSYFVLASYGHITDESDTDYAIRLTKEIGVATIPLSVFYNNKTDNKLLRFCYAKKEETLERAVERLMKI from the coding sequence ATGAACCATACACAATCCAACATACTCTCTTCCAAACTACCCAATGTAGGCACCACCATCTTTACTGTTATGTCCAAACTGGCTCAGGAGCATAAGGCCATTAACCTGGGTCAAGGCTTTCCGGACTTTAACGCTTCTCAGGATATTATTCAGCTAGTAACCAAAGCAATGCAGGATGGATACAATCAATATGCTCCTATGCCGGGTACCATTGAGTTACGGGAACAAATTGCCATCAAAACAGAACGTATGTATGGGTATGCTCCTAATCCTGATACCGAAATTACAGTTACTTCCGGAGGTACAGAAGCCTTGTATGCTGCTATCAGTGCCATTGTCAGTCCGGGCGATGAAGTGATTGTATTGGAGCCTTGCTACGACAGTTATGTACCTGCTATTGAACTTAACGGAGGGATTCCGGTATTTGTGTCCTTGTCATCCGATGATTTTTCAATCAACTTTTCCCAACTGCAAAATGCCATTACCAGCCGTACCCGAGCCATTATTATCAATACACCACACAACCCAACCGGCACCACACTGACACAAAAGGATTTGCAATTCCTGGCAATTCTGTTGAGAGATAGGAACATTTATCTGATCAGTGATGAAGTATATGAGCATATTATCTTTGATGGGCAACAACATCAGAGTGTGTTACGACATGCAGAATTACGGGAACGAAGCTTTGTAATCTCTTCTTTCGGCAAGACCTATCATGTTACCGGATGGAAGTTAGGCTATTGTATAGCCCCTCGCGAACTGTCAACCGAGTTTCGGAAAGTGCACCAGTACCTGACGTTTTCGTCCTTCACCCCTCTTCAGATTGCTCTGGCCGAATACCTCAGGAATCCAGAGCCCTATGAGTCTTTGCCTCAATTCTATCAGCAGAAACGGGATTTCTTTGTGAACCTGATGCAACAAACCCGCTTCTCTTTACTGCCTAGCCGAGGCAGTTACTTTGTATTGGCATCATACGGACATATTACGGATGAGTCTGACACCGATTATGCCATTCGTCTGACCAAAGAAATTGGCGTAGCCACTATTCCTCTATCTGTTTTTTATAATAACAAAACTGATAACAAACTCTTACGCTTTTGCTACGCCAAGAAAGAAGAAACACTGGAACGGGCAGTAGAACGATTGATGAAGATATAA
- a CDS encoding thioredoxin family protein: MKTIFKTQLALLLLLAVGLVSARFAPAGYKVGDTVQDFSLKNVDGKMISLASNSQVKGYIITFTCNTCPVAKLYEERIIALNQKYASKGYPVLAIQPNDQGISPGDSYDLMQKRAKDKKYAFPYLVDETQAIAQTFGATNTPHVFVVKKEGDKFKVAYIGAIDNNSQDASQATKKYVEEAVDELLQGKAVTTPSAKAIGCSIKWKKA; encoded by the coding sequence ATGAAAACAATTTTCAAAACTCAGTTAGCCTTACTGCTACTCCTGGCAGTAGGCCTTGTCAGTGCTCGCTTTGCTCCTGCTGGCTATAAAGTAGGTGACACAGTACAAGATTTTTCGCTAAAGAATGTAGATGGCAAAATGATCTCTCTGGCAAGCAATTCTCAGGTTAAGGGTTATATCATCACTTTTACCTGCAATACCTGTCCGGTAGCCAAGCTATATGAAGAACGGATTATTGCACTGAATCAGAAATATGCGTCCAAAGGCTATCCTGTACTGGCTATCCAACCCAACGATCAAGGCATCTCTCCCGGAGATTCTTATGATCTAATGCAGAAACGCGCTAAAGACAAGAAATATGCATTCCCTTACCTGGTTGATGAAACACAGGCTATAGCCCAAACCTTTGGTGCTACCAATACCCCACATGTTTTTGTGGTAAAAAAAGAAGGCGATAAATTTAAAGTGGCCTATATCGGAGCTATTGACAATAACTCCCAGGATGCCTCACAAGCCACCAAGAAATATGTAGAAGAAGCAGTGGATGAATTGCTTCAAGGCAAAGCTGTTACTACTCCATCTGCCAAAGCCATCGGATGTAGCATAAAATGGAAAAAAGCCTAA
- a CDS encoding TlpA disulfide reductase family protein, translated as MTITNKPKSFWLTVLFLAWMIPAMSQHVPVIQFDQLNKRIHQNNDTLYVVNFWATWCGPCVTELPLLESVHKKFANQKVKVLLVSLDFKRDLQTKVIPFVQKRKLQSSVYLLNETDYNTWIDKISPEWSGSIPATLFIKTSRNVRKFMEKEVKAGELETIIQSFHL; from the coding sequence ATGACCATTACCAATAAACCCAAATCATTCTGGCTAACGGTGCTCTTTCTGGCATGGATGATACCCGCTATGAGTCAGCATGTCCCCGTAATTCAGTTTGATCAGTTAAACAAACGAATACATCAGAACAATGACACCCTCTATGTAGTTAATTTCTGGGCTACCTGGTGTGGCCCTTGTGTGACTGAGTTGCCCCTATTAGAATCTGTGCATAAAAAGTTTGCCAATCAGAAAGTGAAAGTTTTGCTGGTGAGCCTTGACTTCAAAAGAGACCTCCAGACCAAAGTAATCCCTTTTGTCCAAAAACGAAAGTTACAATCTTCTGTCTATCTGTTAAACGAAACAGACTACAATACCTGGATTGATAAAATCTCTCCGGAATGGTCTGGTTCTATCCCAGCTACATTATTTATCAAGACATCCCGAAATGTCCGGAAGTTCATGGAAAAAGAAGTGAAAGCCGGAGAACTTGAAACCATTATTCAATCATTTCATCTATAA
- a CDS encoding response regulator: MRLKKPYILMLEDDPDDRMITDSIASQLEVDIQFLYLTYSNELFSALESGEQPALIMLDYNSKPQNGLEILKKLKSNPAYRSIPVIVLGESASDPHIDECYQLGANSFILKPGTYDLTVHKIRTFLEYWFQVAEL; this comes from the coding sequence ATGAGACTAAAGAAGCCCTATATACTAATGCTGGAAGATGATCCGGATGACCGGATGATTACAGATTCTATTGCTTCACAACTGGAGGTTGACATACAGTTTCTCTACCTGACTTATAGTAACGAGTTGTTTTCTGCATTGGAATCTGGTGAGCAGCCTGCATTGATTATGCTTGATTACAATTCAAAACCACAGAATGGATTAGAAATATTGAAAAAGCTGAAGTCAAACCCAGCGTACCGATCCATCCCTGTGATTGTGCTGGGTGAAAGTGCCTCAGATCCACACATAGATGAATGCTATCAGTTAGGAGCCAATTCATTTATTCTCAAGCCAGGCACTTATGACCTTACAGTACACAAGATCCGCACATTTTTAGAATATTGGTTCCAGGTTGCAGAACTGTAA
- a CDS encoding SPFH domain-containing protein, whose product MNLLLAFWWVLIPIVLLIFYRFFFRIFGVVIVPEDRIGLVTKKFVLTGENRALPDGRIIAVNGEAGFQAQTLAPGLHLWKWIWQYEVKLQPLTVIPPGKIGLLIAKDGNELPTGAILARRVDCDSFQDAEKFIRNHGQKGRQTAYITAGSYRINAFLFEVELADITHINENKVGIVTTQDGMPLRDGQIAGSNVHGHNNFQDADAFLQNGGNRGLQPQVILAGSYNLNPWFVQIEETFMTEIPIGNVGVVISYYGEDGADLSGAEFKHGNIVGKGFKGVWAEPLGPGKYPINKYTMRVELVPTTNLVLNWASARSESHQLDKNLSTITVRSKDGFPFNLDVSQIIHIPTNEAPKVIARFGNMNNLVSQVLEPTIGNYFRNSAQDADVINFLTSRKERQDSAKQHIGKVLAEYNVFGVDTLIGDIVPPDSLMKTLTDRKLAEEQKMTFETQRLAQETRQKLEKETSIADMQREIVKADQGVLIAQRIADASVKKAEGEATSVKIQAGAEAERLKTIANADAQKTKVLAEAEAEKVKMLANAEAEKISVTGDAEAAKILAIGKSSAEAYKLAVEAMGGDNFTKLKVTEAIGRDRIKIIPDVLINGGAEGSGGGPISGLLGLQLLEQVQKQQNGNGNHHNGSQKPEDPTTQI is encoded by the coding sequence ATGAACCTTTTACTAGCTTTCTGGTGGGTGCTTATACCTATCGTTTTGCTGATCTTTTACCGTTTTTTCTTCAGAATTTTCGGTGTTGTTATTGTTCCTGAAGACCGTATTGGTCTTGTTACCAAAAAATTTGTATTGACAGGCGAGAATCGAGCCTTACCCGATGGACGTATCATTGCAGTAAACGGCGAAGCTGGCTTTCAGGCTCAAACCCTGGCACCAGGTTTACACTTATGGAAATGGATATGGCAATATGAAGTAAAGTTACAACCACTCACAGTTATTCCTCCCGGAAAGATTGGTCTGCTTATCGCCAAAGATGGAAACGAGCTTCCGACAGGTGCTATTCTGGCACGCCGTGTAGACTGTGATTCTTTTCAGGATGCAGAAAAATTTATCCGCAATCATGGTCAAAAAGGTCGACAGACAGCTTATATTACAGCAGGTTCGTATAGAATCAATGCATTTTTGTTTGAAGTGGAACTGGCAGACATCACCCACATTAATGAAAACAAGGTAGGTATTGTGACTACTCAGGATGGTATGCCACTGAGAGACGGGCAAATTGCAGGATCAAATGTACACGGCCACAACAACTTTCAGGATGCAGATGCCTTTTTGCAAAATGGGGGTAATCGCGGTTTGCAGCCTCAGGTAATTCTGGCAGGTTCCTATAACCTGAACCCCTGGTTTGTCCAAATAGAAGAAACCTTTATGACCGAAATTCCTATCGGTAACGTGGGTGTTGTTATCTCTTATTATGGTGAAGATGGCGCTGACCTTAGTGGAGCAGAATTCAAACATGGTAATATTGTAGGCAAAGGCTTTAAAGGTGTTTGGGCTGAGCCACTTGGACCCGGTAAGTACCCTATCAACAAATACACCATGCGTGTTGAACTAGTACCTACTACTAACCTGGTATTGAACTGGGCGTCAGCACGTAGTGAGTCACACCAATTGGATAAAAACCTGAGTACCATCACTGTTCGTAGTAAAGACGGTTTCCCATTCAACTTGGACGTTTCTCAGATCATTCATATTCCTACCAATGAAGCACCTAAGGTAATTGCCCGTTTCGGAAACATGAATAACCTGGTAAGCCAGGTGCTGGAACCAACCATTGGTAACTACTTCCGTAACTCGGCTCAGGATGCTGATGTAATCAACTTCTTAACTTCACGGAAAGAACGGCAGGATTCAGCCAAACAACACATTGGAAAGGTATTAGCTGAATACAACGTGTTTGGAGTCGACACCCTGATTGGTGACATTGTGCCACCTGATTCCCTGATGAAAACCTTGACAGACAGAAAGCTGGCAGAAGAACAAAAGATGACCTTTGAAACTCAGCGACTGGCTCAGGAAACTCGTCAGAAGCTGGAAAAAGAAACCTCTATTGCGGATATGCAACGTGAAATTGTAAAAGCCGACCAGGGTGTATTGATTGCCCAACGTATTGCAGATGCATCTGTAAAGAAAGCCGAAGGGGAAGCTACCAGTGTTAAAATACAGGCAGGTGCGGAAGCCGAACGACTAAAAACCATTGCCAATGCAGATGCTCAAAAGACCAAAGTACTGGCGGAAGCAGAGGCAGAAAAAGTGAAGATGCTGGCTAATGCAGAAGCAGAAAAGATCAGTGTAACAGGTGATGCAGAAGCAGCCAAGATCCTGGCTATTGGTAAATCATCTGCGGAAGCGTATAAACTGGCCGTTGAAGCGATGGGTGGTGACAATTTCACCAAACTGAAGGTAACCGAAGCCATAGGCAGAGACCGAATCAAGATCATTCCAGATGTACTGATCAATGGAGGTGCAGAAGGTTCGGGTGGTGGGCCAATCAGTGGTTTGCTGGGTTTACAACTACTGGAACAAGTTCAGAAACAACAGAACGGTAATGGCAACCATCACAATGGCAGTCAAAAACCAGAAGATCCAACAACTCAGATCTAA
- a CDS encoding GatB/YqeY domain-containing protein: MSLKSQIDNDIKQAMLAKDKDALTALRSIKSLILLEETKEGTVGGDLKAEEELKLLTKAAKQRRESADIFKTQGREDLSSKELAELAIIERYLPKQLSAEELEAKVKDILTRVGAKGPADMGKVMGVATKELAGQADGKVVSETVKRLLVQ, from the coding sequence ATGTCTCTCAAATCACAGATTGATAATGATATAAAGCAGGCTATGCTTGCCAAAGATAAAGATGCGCTTACAGCATTACGTTCTATTAAATCCCTGATCTTACTGGAAGAGACCAAAGAAGGCACTGTTGGAGGAGATCTTAAAGCAGAAGAAGAATTAAAGTTATTGACAAAGGCTGCTAAACAACGCCGGGAGTCTGCCGATATTTTCAAAACACAGGGACGTGAGGATCTATCCAGTAAAGAATTAGCCGAACTGGCTATTATCGAAAGATATTTGCCAAAACAGTTATCTGCAGAAGAACTGGAAGCTAAGGTAAAAGATATCCTGACTCGTGTGGGGGCCAAAGGACCTGCCGATATGGGCAAGGTAATGGGAGTAGCTACCAAGGAATTGGCTGGTCAGGCTGATGGTAAAGTGGTTTCTGAAACAGTGAAGCGATTGCTGGTACAATAG